CGCGCTCGCGCTGAAGACCGACTGCAACGGCCGCTACGTGTACCTCGATCCACGCACCGGCGGCCAGGCCGCCGTGGTGGAGGCGGCGCGCAACGTGGCGTGCGCCGGCGGTCGGCCGCGCGCGATCACGAACAACCTGAACTTCGGGAGCCCGAAGCGCCCGGAAGTGTTCTTCCAGTTCCGCGAGGCGGTCGCCGGCATGGGCGAGGCGTGCAGCGCGCTGGAGACACCGGTGACGGGCGGCAACGTGTCGTTCTACAACGAGAGCCCCATCAGCTCCGTCTATCCGACGCCGGTCGTCGGCATGGTCGGCATCGTGGAGTCGCTCGCGCACGTCACCCGCGCCACGTTCCGCGACGACGGTGACGCGATCGTGCTGCTCGGCGAGCCGCGCGACGAGATCGGCGGTAGCGAGTACCTCGCGCGGGTGCACGGCGTCGTCGCGGGGCTGCCGCCGCGCGTCGACCTCGCGGCGGAGCGCAGGCTCGTCGACGCGCTGCTCGCGGCGATCGGCGCCGGCCACGTCGCGTCGGCGCACGACTGCAGCGACGGTGGCCTCGCGGTCGCGCTCGCGGAGTGCTGCATGGCCGATCCCGACACGGCGTTCGGCGCCGACGTCGACCTCGCGGCGTGGCGCTCGCTGCCGACGCGCGCGCTCCTGTTCGGCGAGACGCACGGACGCGTGATCGTGTCGACGCGCTCACCCGATGCCGTCGTCGCGATCGCGCGCGAGCATGGCGTGCCCGCGCGGCAGATCGGACGCGTGACGGCGGCGGAGCGCGGGCTCACCATTCGCGCCGGCGATCGCGCGCTGCGCGCGGACGTGCGGTCGCTCGCCGACGCGTACCACGGCGCCATACCACGGATCATGGATTCTTCACCGGAGTTCGTCGCGCAGGGCAGCATGCTCGGCGAGACGGGCAGCGCGGGAGCCTGACGCATGTGCGGCATCTTCGGCGTGCGCGGCACGCCTCGCGCGGCGGCCCTCACTCACCTCGGCCTCTACTCGCTGCAGCACCGCGGACAGGAGTCGGCGGGCATCGCCGCCGTCGACGAGGCGGGCGCCGCGCACGGCGTGAAGCGCATGGGGCTCGTGAGCGATGGTCTCGCCGACAGCGACATGCACGCGCTCCGCGGCTCGCTCGCCATCGGGCACACGCGCTACAGCACCGCGGGCTCGTCGAGCATCGAGAACGCGCAGCCGGTGCTCGCGCGCTCGCGCGGCGGCCACATCGCGCTCGCGCACAACGGCAACCTCACGAACGCCACCGAGCTGCGGTTCGAGCTCGAGGAAGGCGGGTCCATCTTCCAGTCGTCGATGGACAGCGAGGTGATCGTCCATCGCATCGCACGCTCCTCCGCTCCGACGCCCGAGGCGCGCGTCGCCGAGGCGCTGGAAGGCGTCGAGGGCGCGTACTGCCTGCTCGTCGCGATCGGCGACACGCTCATCGCGGCGCGCGACCCGCGCGGCTGGCGTCCGCTGGAGATGGGAGACCTCGACGGCGCCGTGGTGTTCGCGTCGGAGACGTGTGGGCTCGACATCGTCGGCGCGCGGTACGTCCGCGAGGTCGAGCCGGGTGAGATCGTCGTCGTGGACGGCGACGGCGTGCGGTCGCTGCGGCCGTTCCCGCCCCGCGAGCTGCGGCGCTGCGTGTTCGAGCACGTGTACTTCGCGCGCCCGGACAGCTCCATCTTCGGCGGCAGCGTCGATCGGGCGCGCCGCGCGCTCGGACGGCGGCTCGCGCGCGAGAGCCCCGCGCCGGGCGCGGACTTCGTGTTCTCCGTCCCCGACAGCTCCAACTCCGCCGCGCTGGGGTTCGCGGAGGAGGCGGGGATCCCGTTCGAGCTCGCGCTCATTCGCAACCACTACGTCGGCCGCACGTTCATCCAGCCGTCGCAGGGAGACCGCGACTGGAAGGTGAAGGTGAAGTACAACGCGGTGCGCGAGCTGCTCGACGGCCGGAGCGTCGTGATGGTCGACGACTCGATCGTGCGCGGCACGACGACGAAGGGGCTCGTCGCGATGGTGCGCGCCGCCGGCGCACGAGAAGTGCACATGCGCGTGAGCTCGTCGCCGGTCACCGGGCCGTGCTACTACGGCATCGACACGCCCACGCGTGAGGAGCTGATCGCGGCGAACAACACCGTCGACGAGATCGCCGCGCACATCGGCGTCGACTCGCTCGGCTATCTCTCGCTCGACGGAATGCTGGAATCCGTCCCCACGGGCCCCCAAGGTTTCTGTCATGCGTGCTTCTCCGGGGACTACCCCACCCCGCCCCCCACAGACCCCGACAAGCTCCGCTTCGGCTGCGGCTGCTGAATCGACGGACGCGCCGGAGCGGCTCGTCTACTTCTTCGGCGCGGGGGAGGCCGAAGGCACGAAGGACATGAAGGCGGTGCTCGGCGGCAAGGGCGCGAACCTCGCCGAGATGACCAACCTCGGCGTGCCCGTGCCGCCCGGGTTCACGATCGCATGTCAGACCTGCATCGCGTTCCTCCGCGATGGACACGCGCCCGACGGCCTGCGCGAGGAAGTGACCCGCAACCTGCGGCGGCTCGAGGAGACCGCGGGCAAGCGATTCGGCGACGCCGAGCGCCCGCTGCTCGTGTCGGTGCGCTCCGGCGCGCCGGTGTCGATGCCCGGGATGATGGAGACGATTCTCAACCTGGGCCTGAACGACGAGACGGTCGTCGGCCTCGCGCGCGCGAGCGACAATGCGCGCTTCGCGTTCGACTCGTATCGCCGCTTCATCCAGATGTACGCCGACGTCGTGCTCGGCGTCCCCGCGTCGCGCTTCGAGCAGCTGCTCGCCGCCAAGCGCCTGACGAACGACGTTGAGACCGACGCCGAGCTGTCGGAGGACGCGCTGCGGGAGCTCGTCGCCGAGTACAAGCGGCTGGTGCGCAACGCCACTGGCGCGGACTTCCCGAGCGACCCCGAGACGCAGCTCTGGGGCGCCGTGGAGGCCGTATGGCGCTCGTGGACGCTGAAGAAGGCCGTCGACTACCGGAAGGTGAACGGCATCGCCGAGGACCTCGGCACCGCCGTGAACGTGGTCGCCATGGTGTTCGGCAACATGGGCGACGACTCGGGCACCGGCGTGGCGTTCACGCGCGACCCGAGCACGGGCGCGCGGACGTTCTACGGCGAGTTCCTCGTGAACGCGCAGGGCGAGGACGTCGTCGCCGGCATCCGCACGCCGCTCCGCATCGAGGAGATGGCCGAGCGCCTGCCCGGCGCGTACGAGGAGCTGCTGGAGACGCAGCGGCGCCTCGAGGCGCACTTCCGCGAGATGCAGGACATCGAGTTCACCGTCGAGCGCGGGAAGCTGTTCCTGCTCCAGACGCGCACCGGCAAGCGCGCCGCCGCCGCCGCGGTGCGCATCGCGCACGACATGGTGAGCGAGGGGCTGATCACGCGCGACGAGGCCGTTAGGCGCGTGGTGCCGTCGCAGCTCGACCAGCTGCTGCATCCGGTGATCGACGCCGGTGTGCGCGCGCGCGAGGTGGCGACGGGCCTCCCCGCGAGCCCCGGCGCCGCGAGCGGCGTCGCCGTCTTCGACCCCGACATCGCCGAGCAGCGCGCGGCCCGCGGCGAGGCCGTGGTGCTCGTGCGCGAGGAGACGACGCCCGAGGACTTCCACGGCATCGTCGCGGCGCGCGCGGTGCTCACGGCGCGCGGCGGCATGACGAGCCACGCCGCGGTCGTCGCGCGCGGCATGGGCAAGTGCGCGGTCGTCGGGTGCAAGGACATCCACGTCGACGCGAACCACCGCCGCTTCACCGCCGCGGACACCGTCGTGCACGAGGGCGAGTGGATCACGCTCGACGGCGCGAGCGGCAAGGTGTACGCGGGGCAGCTCCCCACCGTGCCGAGCGAGATCGTGCGCGTGGTGGGCGGGCAGCTCGACGCGTCGCGCGCGCCGGCCTACCGCGCGTTCGCCGACCTGCTCGGCTGGGCCGACGAGCTGCGGCGACTGCGCGTGCGCGCGAACGCCGACACGCCGAAGGACGCGCGCATCGCGCGCGCGTTCGGTGCCGAGGGGATCGGGCTCTGTCGCACGGAGCACATGTTCTTCGAGGGTGACCGCATCACCGCCATGCGCGAGATGATCGTCGCCCGCGACGAGGGCGGTCGTCGCCGCGCGCTCACGAAGCTGCTCCCCATGCAGCGCGCGGACTTCGAGGGGATCTTCGAGGCGATGGACGGCTGTCCCGTCACCATTCGTCTGCTCGATCCGCCGCTGCACGAGTTCCTGCCGCACGGCGGCGAGGAGTCGAAGCTGCTCGCGCGCACGCTGAACCTCTCGCGCGATCAGCTCAACCGCATCGTCGACGAGCTGCGCGAGTCGAACCCGATGCTCGGCCATCGCGGGTGCCGCCTCGGCATCACCTACCCCGAGATCACCGAGATGCAGGCGCGGGCGATCTTCGAGGCGGCAGTGCGCGCGACGCGCCGCGGGTTCGAGGTGAAGCCGGAGATCATGATCCCGCTCGTCGCCACCGTGCGCGAGTTCGACAACCAGGCGGCGATCATCCGGCGCGTGGCGCACGAGACGCTCGACGCGATGGGGATCGACATCGAGTACCTCGTCGGCACGATGATCGAGCTGCCGCGCGCGGCGCTCACCGCCGACGAGATCGCACGCACGGCGGAGTTCTTCTCGTTCGGGACGAACGACCTCACGCAGACGACGCTCGGTCTGTCGCGCGACGACGCGGGCCGATTCCTCCCGGTCTACATCGAGCGCGGCATCCTCGCCGACGACCCGTTCCAGGTATTGGACCAGGAGGGCGTCGGGAAGCTCATTCGCCGCGCGGTCTACGACGGGCGCACGTCGCGGCCGAAGCTCAAGGTCGGCGTGTGCGGCGAGCATGGGGGCGAGCCGCGGTCGGTGCGCTTCTTCCACCGCAGCGGGCTCGATTACGTGTCGTGCTCCCCGTTTCGGGTACCGGTGGCGCGGCTCGCGGCAGCGCAGGCCGCACTGCAGGGTGAGGACGACAACGAGGAGGCGGGGGCGCTCAGCATCCGGCGCGGGCCGGACGACGAGGGACTCGTGGCGTGAGGCCTCGCGGTCGCGGCGTTGCGTGATCTGCCGGGCCCGCGCATGATCGACGACCCACGGCGCGCGCGACCATCGCTGCGACGTGTCATCGACCTGACGGCGGGGCCCGCCGTCAGCGTCGGCCAGCGACGCGCGCGCCTGGACTCAAGGAGGCTCGCATGGGCCGTCGTCGAGATCCACCGCACAGCGCACCCCCGCGCAGCGCACCTCCGCACCGCGGAATCCGGAGGGCGCTCCTCGTCGGCATCGCGTGTCTCGTCGCGATTCCGCTCCCCGCGCAGGACGAGCTCACCGGAGACCCCATCGACTACGGGTTCGGATCGTCGCGCGTGTGCTGCATCGACGTCGCCGGAGTCAATCTGCTGAAGTACCTCGAGCGGGTCGGCCGGATCACGCCGCCGAGCGCGAAGCCCTACGGCGAGCAGCAGGAGAACTTCCACAAGATCTGGGACCCCGACTTCAAGTCGCCCGGTCGGACCTCCGCGCAGGACTTCCAGAAGGCGATGCAGACGTCGCTGGACTCGCGCGGCTACACGGCGAACGTCAAGCTGTTTTCCCGACGCCAGCTGGACTACGCGACGCTCGTGCAGGAGTGGAAGAACCAGGAGCTGATCGTGCTGTTCCTGGCGTCGGGCCCGGAGATGATCGGCCACGCGGTCTTCCTGTGGGGGCTGGAGCTCGACCTCACCAAGCCGCCGCGGATCAGCATCGTCGACCCGAACATCCAACCGAACACCGGGTTCACGGATCAGGCGGGGAACTCGCCCACGACGGTGAACGGCAAGCCGTACACCGGCGGCACCGCGTCGCAGGCGAACCTGAGCATCGGCACGGACCCAAAGACCAAGCTGCCCGTGTGGAAGTTCACGATCGATCAGCCGAAGATCGTTTACGGGTTCGCCGACGGGAGCACCGAGACGTTCGACGCGAAGCGCTTCGACTATCAGATCGTCGGCTTCGCGAGCGTGTCGGACGTCTGCAAGAAGAAGGAGCCCGACAAGAGTCCGGGCACGAAGAGCGTGGACACCTCACCCGACCCGGCGTGCAGCGTGTTTCCGGGCGTCCCCGAGCCCGCTCCGGGTCCGCTCGTCGCCGGCGGCGTCGCGGTGATGGCCATGCTGGCGTCCCGGCGTCGACGCCGGATCCGGCTCGATCACGCCTGACGAACGCCTGACGATCGACCCGAAACACCGAGGGCCGTCAGCGCTGAGCTGACGGCCCTCGGTGTCTGGCGAGTGGAGGTGAGGGGAGTCGAACCCCTGTCCGAGACTAGATCGACCACGGTCTCTACGTGCGTATCCTCTCGATTGATGTCTCCGCCGGCTGGCCGAGAGGCCGCCTACCGTCGAATGAGTCTCCTAGAGTTTTGCCCGCCGCCGGAAGACGCACCGACGGGCTAGCCCAGATTTGCGTTACTCACGTGCCGCCCCGGGCGGGCTGCCTCGTGAGCACTGCTGGGTAAGGCCTAAGCCTTACGCAGCGAGAGCCAGGTTGTTGTTGGCAGTTGGAGATTTCCCGAGTGTTTCACCAGGACTCAGGACCTGAGCACGCAACCACGGCTTCACCAACCCCGTCGAAGCCAGGTCACCCCCGTGACATGCAGTATAGCCGCCCGCGCCCCCGAAATCAACCGTCGAGATGGACTTCGGGGCGTGACGCAACTGCCGCGGCCACAACGCGTTCGGCCGCCGACCTCAAGCGGCGTCTGACGTCCGACCGGCGAGCATCCGCGCCGCTGCCATCGCTGCCCCGAAGCCGTTGTCGATGTTCACGACGACGACCCCGGCCGCGCAGCTGTTGAGCATCGTCAGCAGCGGCGCGAGCCCGCCGAACGCGGCGCCGTACCCGACGCTGGTCGGCACCGCGATCACGGGTCCCGCGACGAGCCCGCCGACGACCGACGGCAGCGCCCCGTCCATGCCCGCGATCACCACCACGGCGTCGGCCTGGCGAATGGACGCGGTGCGCGCCAGCAGCCGATGCACCCCGGCCACCCCGACGTCCGTCACCCGCTCGGGCCGCAGCCCGCACGCGAGCAGCGTCTCCGCGCACTCCTCGGCCACCGGCAGATCGGTCGTGCCGGCGGTCACGACGCAGACCGTCGCGGCCGCGCCGTTCGTGCGGACGCCCAGCCGCACCGTGCGCCCGACGGCGTTCTCGACCGCCGACGGGAAGCGGGCGACGAGCGCCGAGCGGACGGCCGAGTCCGCTCTGGTGACGAGGAAGCCGGCGCTGCGCTCGACGAGGCGCTCCGCCACGGCCACGCACTGCTCGGCCGACTTCCCCTCCCCGTAGACGACCTCGGGCCATCCCTGGCGCAGCGCCCGGTGGTGGTCGACCGTGGCGAACTCGCCCACGCTCTCGAACGGCGCCGCCGCGAGCCGCTCGACGACCGCCTCGGGACTCAGCGCACCGGTCGCGACCTGCCGCAGCAGCGCGAGCACGGCGTCGCGCGTCACGCCGCCGCGGACTCGAGCTCGGAGGAGTCGTCGGCGCCCGTCGGCGCGTCGCCGAAGTCGCCGCGCTGCAGCCGCGTCAGGTAGTCGCCGAAGATCCCCTCCACCTCGCCGAACGATTTCACGGCGTGGAGCTTCCGGCGCAGGTCCGCCGAGTTCGGGAGCCCCTTCGCGTACCAGCCGAGGTGCTTTCGGAACTCGATCGCCGCGCCGACCGGATCGACCTCG
This DNA window, taken from Gemmatirosa kalamazoonensis, encodes the following:
- the purF gene encoding amidophosphoribosyltransferase codes for the protein MCGIFGVRGTPRAAALTHLGLYSLQHRGQESAGIAAVDEAGAAHGVKRMGLVSDGLADSDMHALRGSLAIGHTRYSTAGSSSIENAQPVLARSRGGHIALAHNGNLTNATELRFELEEGGSIFQSSMDSEVIVHRIARSSAPTPEARVAEALEGVEGAYCLLVAIGDTLIAARDPRGWRPLEMGDLDGAVVFASETCGLDIVGARYVREVEPGEIVVVDGDGVRSLRPFPPRELRRCVFEHVYFARPDSSIFGGSVDRARRALGRRLARESPAPGADFVFSVPDSSNSAALGFAEEAGIPFELALIRNHYVGRTFIQPSQGDRDWKVKVKYNAVRELLDGRSVVMVDDSIVRGTTTKGLVAMVRAAGAREVHMRVSSSPVTGPCYYGIDTPTREELIAANNTVDEIAAHIGVDSLGYLSLDGMLESVPTGPQGFCHACFSGDYPTPPPTDPDKLRFGCGC
- the ppdK gene encoding pyruvate, phosphate dikinase; this translates as MRASPGTTPPRPPQTPTSSASAAAAESTDAPERLVYFFGAGEAEGTKDMKAVLGGKGANLAEMTNLGVPVPPGFTIACQTCIAFLRDGHAPDGLREEVTRNLRRLEETAGKRFGDAERPLLVSVRSGAPVSMPGMMETILNLGLNDETVVGLARASDNARFAFDSYRRFIQMYADVVLGVPASRFEQLLAAKRLTNDVETDAELSEDALRELVAEYKRLVRNATGADFPSDPETQLWGAVEAVWRSWTLKKAVDYRKVNGIAEDLGTAVNVVAMVFGNMGDDSGTGVAFTRDPSTGARTFYGEFLVNAQGEDVVAGIRTPLRIEEMAERLPGAYEELLETQRRLEAHFREMQDIEFTVERGKLFLLQTRTGKRAAAAAVRIAHDMVSEGLITRDEAVRRVVPSQLDQLLHPVIDAGVRAREVATGLPASPGAASGVAVFDPDIAEQRAARGEAVVLVREETTPEDFHGIVAARAVLTARGGMTSHAAVVARGMGKCAVVGCKDIHVDANHRRFTAADTVVHEGEWITLDGASGKVYAGQLPTVPSEIVRVVGGQLDASRAPAYRAFADLLGWADELRRLRVRANADTPKDARIARAFGAEGIGLCRTEHMFFEGDRITAMREMIVARDEGGRRRALTKLLPMQRADFEGIFEAMDGCPVTIRLLDPPLHEFLPHGGEESKLLARTLNLSRDQLNRIVDELRESNPMLGHRGCRLGITYPEITEMQARAIFEAAVRATRRGFEVKPEIMIPLVATVREFDNQAAIIRRVAHETLDAMGIDIEYLVGTMIELPRAALTADEIARTAEFFSFGTNDLTQTTLGLSRDDAGRFLPVYIERGILADDPFQVLDQEGVGKLIRRAVYDGRTSRPKLKVGVCGEHGGEPRSVRFFHRSGLDYVSCSPFRVPVARLAAAQAALQGEDDNEEAGALSIRRGPDDEGLVA
- the larB gene encoding nickel pincer cofactor biosynthesis protein LarB; the protein is MTRDAVLALLRQVATGALSPEAVVERLAAAPFESVGEFATVDHHRALRQGWPEVVYGEGKSAEQCVAVAERLVERSAGFLVTRADSAVRSALVARFPSAVENAVGRTVRLGVRTNGAAATVCVVTAGTTDLPVAEECAETLLACGLRPERVTDVGVAGVHRLLARTASIRQADAVVVIAGMDGALPSVVGGLVAGPVIAVPTSVGYGAAFGGLAPLLTMLNSCAAGVVVVNIDNGFGAAMAAARMLAGRTSDAA